A single genomic interval of Chryseobacterium paludis harbors:
- a CDS encoding SDR family oxidoreductase — protein MNKTVLITGASSGIGKAAAHYFAKNNWNVIATMRNPEKEKELNLYENVLVTELEVTEEDSIHSAIQQGIDQFGKIDAVINNAGYGQQGIFEAVTQEKIKAQFDVNVFGVMNVTRAILPHFRAHNSGTVLNITSGAGRVTTPLLSIYSASKFAVEGFSESLAFELNSQNIKVKIVEPGYIATSFYERANEEFAFDPTLEDYKDFSEEMASFFKSFEGGDNLFSSNDVAKVIYTAITDDTNQLRYTAGPDIEPLFEIRNSKPDQEYVDYLRKIFMPNGFKN, from the coding sequence ATGAATAAAACCGTATTAATCACCGGAGCATCATCAGGTATTGGAAAAGCTGCTGCACACTATTTTGCAAAGAATAACTGGAATGTTATTGCCACTATGCGAAATCCTGAAAAAGAAAAGGAACTGAATCTATATGAAAACGTACTGGTTACTGAGCTTGAAGTAACAGAGGAAGATTCCATTCATAGTGCGATCCAGCAAGGAATCGATCAATTTGGAAAAATTGATGCTGTCATCAACAATGCGGGATATGGGCAACAGGGGATTTTTGAGGCCGTAACTCAAGAAAAGATCAAAGCTCAATTTGATGTTAATGTTTTTGGAGTTATGAATGTTACCAGAGCTATTTTACCTCATTTCAGAGCCCATAATTCGGGTACCGTTCTAAATATTACCTCAGGAGCAGGTAGGGTAACAACACCGTTACTTTCTATTTATAGTGCTTCAAAATTTGCTGTTGAGGGGTTTTCAGAATCATTGGCATTTGAACTTAATTCTCAAAATATTAAAGTTAAAATTGTAGAACCCGGATATATTGCTACCTCCTTTTATGAAAGAGCCAATGAAGAATTTGCATTCGATCCTACATTGGAAGATTATAAAGATTTCTCTGAAGAAATGGCATCATTTTTTAAATCATTTGAAGGAGGTGACAATTTATTCTCATCAAATGATGTGGCCAAAGTGATCTATACAGCAATTACAGATGATACCAATCAGCTCCGTTATACTGCAGGTCCCGATATCGAACCATTATTTGAGATCCGCAACAGCAAACCGGATCAGGAATATGTAGATTATCTTAGAAAAATATTTATGCCTAATGGGTTTAAAAATTAA
- a CDS encoding MgtC/SapB family protein: MGILEFTIRLLSGMLLGSAIGIERHWRQKSAGLRTNTLVSLGATAFILLSIKIGGDATGRIASYIVSGIGFLGAGVIMKDGLNVQGLNTAATIWCSAAVGALSGMGLQMEAAVVTVTVMFTHIILRPIGIQLNRLSFVKSGNVQTDYLFTIKCTAEVENHIRVLLMQMLGNDEKLLLKSLSSDDTDNNVIITAVIVTATPQDSLIERTASRLTIEEKVHKVSWEIIGTQSEL, from the coding sequence ATGGGAATACTGGAATTTACAATAAGACTTTTAAGCGGAATGTTATTAGGTTCCGCCATTGGTATCGAAAGACATTGGCGTCAAAAAAGTGCGGGTTTGCGTACCAATACTTTAGTCTCCCTTGGCGCAACAGCCTTCATTCTTCTTTCTATAAAAATAGGTGGTGATGCTACCGGAAGAATTGCTTCATATATTGTGAGCGGTATAGGCTTCCTCGGTGCCGGAGTTATCATGAAAGACGGACTCAATGTACAGGGACTTAATACTGCTGCAACGATATGGTGTTCTGCTGCAGTAGGTGCCTTAAGCGGCATGGGTTTACAAATGGAAGCCGCAGTAGTTACCGTTACCGTTATGTTTACTCACATTATTCTCCGCCCGATAGGGATTCAGCTCAACAGATTAAGCTTCGTGAAATCCGGCAATGTACAAACCGATTATCTCTTTACCATAAAATGTACGGCAGAAGTAGAAAATCATATCCGGGTATTGCTAATGCAAATGCTGGGTAACGATGAAAAACTATTGCTTAAATCCTTATCGAGCGACGATACTGACAATAATGTCATCATCACCGCGGTCATCGTAACAGCAACACCCCAGGACAGTCTTATCGAACGAACGGCAAGCCGCCTTACTATTGAAGAAAAAGTACATAAGGTCAGTTGGGAGATTATAGGAACCCAATCGGAATTATAA
- the mgtA gene encoding magnesium-translocating P-type ATPase yields the protein MLKLKEKIKNPFHSVINSDGMNVGTITKLQNASSQDDKFVFAMLETSEEGITKITADERKARFGHNEIQHQKAPKWYIQLLKAFANPFIYILMAIASVSFLIDVWLPSAEERDYKTVIVVSIMILISTLLRFIQEYRSNNAAEKLKSMVKTTATVLRKFQGKQEIPISELVPGDIIYLSAGDMIPADCRIVVSKDLFVSESMLTGEALPVEKNHLPIRNAENKQVIELNNLCFMGTNVVSGSATAVIVVTGSYTYFGSISKSITGERPETSFDKGINKVSFLLIRFMLVMVPVIFLVNGLAKGNWLEALLFAIAVAVGLTPEMLPMIVTANLAKGAVNMSKRKVIVKRLNSIQNIGAMDILCTDKTGTLTLDKIVLEKHLNVHGIEDDEVLKWAYLNSYHQTGLKNLLDKAVLEHVGLHDYLKVEEQYLKIDEIPFDFQRRRMSVILKMNNGNHLLICKGAVEEMLELCSKTFDPGDNRNIHIENDKAVPMDDAMRKIVLKTSKKMNEEGLRVILVAIREFDASNPLTYTLESEKDLTLTGFIGFLDPAKPSAKPAIEALQKLGVSVKVLTGDNEIVTRKICKDVGIPVHHIINGRDLDEISDEILAERMDSVSVFAKLNPLQKVRVVQVLRSQGHTVGFMGDGINDAAALKESDVGISVDTAVDVAKESADIILLEKDLMVLRKGVIYGRRTFGNIIKYIKMTASSNFGNMFSMLGASAFLPFLPMLPVHLLIQNLLYDISQISIPWDRMDEEFLETPKKWDAGGVAKFMFFIGPISSIFDFATFAVMYYVFKANTAEHQTLFQTGWFVEGLLSQTLIIHMIRTRKVPFIQSWATAPVVALTSLIMIVGILLPFSPFATALKMQPLPLSYFPWLLGILTCYCLLTQWIKTWFIKKFNAWL from the coding sequence ATGTTAAAGCTAAAAGAAAAAATTAAAAATCCATTTCATTCCGTGATTAATTCTGACGGAATGAATGTAGGAACTATTACTAAGCTGCAGAATGCATCCAGCCAGGATGATAAATTCGTATTCGCTATGCTGGAAACCAGTGAGGAAGGCATAACAAAAATAACGGCGGATGAACGTAAAGCCAGATTTGGGCATAATGAAATTCAGCACCAGAAAGCTCCAAAATGGTATATACAGCTGCTAAAAGCTTTTGCTAATCCATTTATTTATATCCTGATGGCTATTGCATCGGTATCATTTCTCATTGATGTATGGCTACCTTCTGCAGAAGAACGGGATTATAAAACAGTGATCGTTGTATCTATTATGATACTGATCAGTACTTTGCTGCGTTTCATCCAGGAATACAGAAGTAACAATGCTGCCGAAAAACTGAAAAGTATGGTCAAAACGACAGCTACTGTTCTTAGAAAATTTCAAGGTAAACAGGAAATACCGATCAGCGAGCTCGTTCCGGGGGATATCATTTATCTGTCTGCAGGAGATATGATTCCGGCTGACTGTAGAATTGTCGTAAGTAAAGATTTATTTGTGAGTGAAAGTATGCTTACAGGCGAAGCATTACCCGTAGAAAAAAACCATCTTCCTATCCGTAATGCTGAAAATAAACAGGTTATCGAACTGAACAATCTCTGCTTTATGGGAACCAATGTTGTTAGTGGTTCTGCAACTGCTGTCATTGTGGTTACCGGAAGCTATACCTATTTTGGAAGTATCAGTAAATCCATCACTGGAGAACGTCCTGAAACCAGCTTCGATAAAGGAATTAATAAAGTTAGTTTTCTATTGATCCGCTTTATGCTGGTTATGGTTCCTGTGATATTTTTAGTCAATGGACTTGCAAAAGGAAACTGGCTTGAGGCATTATTGTTTGCTATTGCTGTTGCCGTAGGATTAACTCCCGAAATGCTGCCTATGATCGTTACTGCTAATCTTGCCAAAGGTGCCGTAAACATGAGCAAGCGTAAAGTCATTGTAAAAAGATTGAATTCCATTCAGAATATTGGGGCAATGGATATCCTTTGCACTGATAAAACAGGAACCCTTACGCTAGATAAGATCGTTCTTGAAAAACACCTAAATGTACATGGAATAGAAGATGATGAAGTGTTGAAATGGGCTTATCTCAACAGCTATCATCAGACAGGACTGAAAAACCTTTTAGACAAAGCTGTTCTGGAACATGTTGGACTTCATGACTATCTTAAAGTAGAAGAACAATATCTTAAAATAGACGAGATCCCATTTGATTTTCAACGCCGCAGAATGTCTGTTATCCTGAAGATGAATAATGGGAATCATTTACTTATCTGTAAAGGAGCTGTCGAAGAAATGCTGGAATTATGCAGCAAAACTTTTGACCCTGGAGACAACAGAAATATCCATATTGAAAATGATAAAGCTGTTCCCATGGATGATGCGATGCGCAAGATCGTTTTGAAAACTTCAAAAAAAATGAATGAAGAAGGACTACGTGTGATTTTGGTTGCCATCAGAGAATTTGACGCTTCAAATCCGCTTACGTACACATTAGAAAGTGAAAAAGATCTTACCCTAACAGGTTTTATTGGTTTTCTGGATCCTGCTAAACCATCTGCTAAACCAGCAATTGAGGCTTTACAAAAACTAGGCGTTAGTGTAAAAGTACTCACCGGAGATAATGAGATTGTTACCCGCAAGATCTGTAAAGATGTTGGGATTCCGGTACATCATATTATTAACGGAAGAGATCTGGATGAAATATCAGATGAAATATTGGCAGAAAGAATGGATTCAGTTTCTGTATTTGCTAAACTAAATCCTTTGCAAAAAGTTAGGGTAGTACAGGTTTTACGCAGCCAGGGACATACTGTTGGTTTTATGGGAGATGGAATTAATGATGCAGCAGCCCTCAAAGAATCCGATGTAGGGATCAGTGTGGATACTGCTGTTGATGTAGCGAAAGAAAGTGCTGATATCATCCTTCTCGAAAAAGACCTTATGGTACTAAGAAAAGGAGTGATCTATGGGCGAAGAACCTTTGGAAATATCATTAAATATATCAAAATGACAGCAAGCAGTAATTTCGGGAATATGTTCAGTATGTTGGGAGCCAGTGCATTTCTTCCATTTCTTCCAATGCTGCCGGTTCATTTACTGATCCAGAATTTATTATATGATATCTCACAGATTTCTATTCCCTGGGACCGAATGGATGAAGAGTTTTTAGAAACCCCTAAAAAGTGGGATGCAGGCGGAGTGGCTAAGTTTATGTTCTTCATAGGACCAATAAGTTCAATCTTTGATTTTGCAACATTTGCGGTTATGTATTATGTATTTAAAGCAAATACAGCTGAACATCAGACCTTATTCCAGACAGGATGGTTTGTTGAAGGGCTACTCTCACAAACCCTGATCATCCATATGATCCGGACGAGAAAAGTACCTTTCATACAAAGCTGGGCTACAGCACCTGTGGTTGCTTTAACCTCATTGATTATGATCGTAGGAATTCTTTTGCCATTTTCTCCTTTTGCCACCGCATTAAAAATGCAGCCTTTACCGCTGAGTTATTTCCCTTGGCTATTAGGGATACTCACTTGTTATTGTCTGCTTACTCAATGGATAAAAACATGGTTCATCAAGAAATTCAATGCCTGGCTATAA
- a CDS encoding HAMP domain-containing sensor histidine kinase produces MQIKTRLTILFTIITATILLIFAFVIYFSASKSRETEFYALLNKEAFTKANLFLKAKVDKRTLQEIYHNNRKTLNEVEVAIYNTDHQLLYHDAVDIDFVKETPEMLNEINSKGSISFYQNSWQVIGVVYQHQGQKYLVTAAAYDQYGYSKVNNLLKTIVIVFIFSIIIIFLAGRIFSRKAFQPVNEMTEKARNISATNLDLRLETTGNKDELSQLANTFNDMLDRLESSFDAQKNFVSNISHELRTPLAAIITELELSIYKDRTTAEYKMVINNVLDDSKRLVRLSNSLLDFAKASYDPTEISFKPVRIDEILLDARQQVQNYNHNYKIDLNFKTDIDDENQISVNGNEYLLKVAFVNLLENGCKFSDDHKSTVSIIFSDDQVILAFSDLGIGISEKDMNFIFAPFHRGENKEFADGNGIGLPLTKKIVDLHKGTINVSSQKNTGTTFTVELPHL; encoded by the coding sequence ATGCAAATCAAAACCCGGCTTACCATATTATTCACCATTATTACAGCAACTATTTTATTGATATTTGCATTTGTAATCTACTTCTCTGCAAGCAAAAGTCGTGAAACTGAGTTTTATGCACTTTTAAATAAAGAGGCCTTTACAAAAGCAAATTTGTTTCTCAAGGCAAAGGTAGATAAACGAACTTTGCAGGAGATCTATCATAACAACCGTAAAACATTAAATGAAGTAGAGGTAGCCATTTATAATACTGATCATCAACTTTTGTATCATGATGCAGTAGATATTGATTTCGTAAAAGAAACTCCAGAAATGCTTAATGAGATCAATTCTAAAGGCTCCATAAGCTTCTATCAGAATAGCTGGCAGGTAATTGGAGTAGTATATCAGCATCAGGGGCAAAAATACCTTGTTACCGCTGCTGCCTATGACCAATATGGATACAGTAAGGTTAATAATTTACTAAAAACAATCGTCATTGTATTTATATTCTCAATCATTATCATCTTTCTGGCTGGAAGAATATTTTCCAGAAAAGCATTTCAGCCTGTCAATGAAATGACAGAAAAAGCAAGAAACATTTCAGCGACCAATCTTGATCTGCGTTTAGAAACCACCGGAAATAAAGATGAACTGTCCCAACTTGCCAATACATTCAACGATATGCTGGATCGTTTGGAAAGTTCTTTTGATGCTCAGAAAAACTTTGTATCCAATATTTCCCACGAATTAAGAACACCACTTGCGGCGATTATTACCGAGCTGGAACTTTCTATTTATAAGGACCGAACTACTGCTGAATACAAAATGGTAATCAATAACGTATTGGATGATTCTAAAAGACTGGTTCGCTTATCCAATAGCTTATTAGATTTTGCCAAAGCAAGCTATGATCCTACCGAAATTTCATTCAAGCCTGTAAGGATCGATGAGATATTACTGGATGCCCGCCAACAGGTTCAAAATTATAACCATAATTATAAAATTGATCTTAATTTTAAAACTGATATTGATGATGAAAATCAAATTTCAGTTAATGGTAATGAATACCTCTTAAAAGTAGCATTTGTCAACCTTCTTGAGAACGGCTGCAAATTTTCTGATGATCATAAAAGTACGGTCTCCATTATATTCAGTGATGATCAGGTGATTCTGGCATTTTCTGACCTTGGAATAGGTATTTCAGAAAAAGACATGAACTTTATTTTCGCGCCATTTCACAGAGGGGAAAATAAAGAATTTGCAGATGGTAATGGGATAGGGCTTCCGCTTACCAAAAAGATTGTTGATCTTCATAAAGGTACGATCAATGTATCTTCACAAAAAAACACAGGAACTACTTTTACTGTGGAATTACCCCATTTATAA
- a CDS encoding DUF421 domain-containing protein, protein MLSIFLLELNWKELLMGHEEWSFILEIILRTAIMFLTIIIGLRILGKRGVKQLSIFELVVIIGLGSAAGDPMFNKDVGIISSIIVFIVIILLYSIVTFLIGKYKKIEQIIEGKSICLVQNGQFSIDNFKKENLGSDEFFAELRLKGISQLGQIEMAIEEISGEISVFYFEDINVKYGLPIMPDSLEQTIKYIDTEGHYSCTFCGHTEIKHPGKAGNCSVCKKDEWVLASNKKRIT, encoded by the coding sequence ATGTTATCCATATTTCTCTTAGAGCTTAACTGGAAAGAATTATTAATGGGACACGAAGAATGGTCATTTATCCTGGAAATCATTCTGCGTACAGCCATTATGTTTTTAACAATCATTATTGGACTTCGGATTTTAGGTAAAAGAGGAGTGAAGCAGCTTTCTATCTTCGAACTTGTTGTTATAATTGGTTTGGGTTCTGCAGCCGGTGATCCTATGTTCAATAAAGATGTTGGAATTATATCTTCCATTATTGTTTTTATAGTTATTATTCTGCTTTACAGCATTGTCACTTTCTTAATAGGGAAGTATAAAAAGATTGAACAGATCATCGAAGGGAAATCTATATGTCTGGTTCAGAACGGTCAATTTTCAATTGATAATTTCAAAAAAGAAAACCTGGGCAGTGATGAATTTTTTGCTGAATTAAGATTAAAAGGAATCTCCCAACTTGGACAGATTGAAATGGCTATAGAAGAAATTTCCGGAGAGATCAGTGTATTTTATTTTGAAGATATCAATGTAAAATATGGGCTTCCGATCATGCCCGATTCCCTGGAACAAACAATCAAATATATTGATACAGAAGGGCATTATTCCTGTACTTTTTGTGGTCATACAGAAATAAAACACCCAGGAAAGGCTGGAAATTGTTCTGTTTGTAAAAAAGATGAATGGGTATTGGCAAGCAATAAAAAAAGAATCACATAA
- a CDS encoding response regulator transcription factor, whose amino-acid sequence MNILIIEDDQRVAQLTQRGLEEQGFMVTLAYDGLSGKKLALQNDYALVITDIVLPKMDGIDLCREIRQIKPDLAIIMLTALGTTDDKVEGFDAGADDYLVKPFEMRELLARIRVLLKRNNKSSKNLGFILRYADLEMNLHTKMVKRNTKDINLTPKEFKLLEYMLQNPDRVLSRVEIAEKVWDTHFDTGTNFIDVYINYLRKKIDKDFDQKLIHTKSGMGFILKLE is encoded by the coding sequence ATGAACATCCTAATCATAGAAGATGACCAAAGAGTAGCCCAACTTACGCAAAGAGGTTTGGAAGAACAGGGTTTTATGGTAACGTTGGCTTATGATGGGCTTTCAGGAAAAAAATTAGCATTACAAAATGATTATGCTCTGGTCATTACAGATATCGTTCTTCCTAAGATGGATGGTATTGATCTTTGCAGGGAAATACGTCAGATCAAACCAGATTTAGCGATCATTATGCTTACTGCTTTGGGAACAACAGACGACAAGGTGGAAGGTTTTGATGCTGGTGCAGATGATTATCTGGTAAAACCCTTTGAGATGAGGGAATTATTGGCACGCATCAGGGTTTTATTAAAAAGAAATAATAAATCATCCAAAAACCTGGGCTTTATTTTGCGATATGCTGATCTTGAAATGAATCTCCATACCAAAATGGTCAAAAGAAATACTAAAGATATTAATCTTACTCCCAAAGAATTCAAATTACTGGAGTATATGCTGCAAAATCCAGACAGGGTTTTATCTCGTGTAGAGATTGCTGAAAAGGTATGGGACACCCATTTTGATACCGGAACCAACTTCATAGACGTGTATATTAATTATTTACGAAAGAAAATTGATAAAGATTTTGATCAAAAGCTCATCCATACCAAATCTGGTATGGGATTTATCCTTAAATTAGAGTAA
- a CDS encoding helix-turn-helix domain-containing protein has translation MIDQSIKKSNLTYFDSISELTKAFGIPQPLHPLIVLFDHDKVSSESEVQQLVTNFYMLSYKSNLKGKLKYGQGHYDFDEGGLIFVAPNQALSVVDGKDLCKGMSIFFHPDFLLSYPLGKTIAKYGFFSYHINEALHLSEREKLKIISIFDDIKQELDSSIDEVSQDLIVSYLEVLLNYSNRFYKRQFITRKPVNHTIIEKFEDLLSDYFNDEISLNKGLPSVKYFSDKLNLSSNYLGDLLRNNTGLNTQQHIHLKLIDKAKEKLTSTDRSISEIAYELGFEHPQSFNKLFKAKTKQSPLQYRQSLN, from the coding sequence ATGATTGATCAGTCTATAAAAAAGAGCAATCTGACTTACTTTGATTCCATTTCAGAATTGACCAAGGCTTTTGGTATTCCACAACCATTACACCCTTTAATTGTTTTGTTTGATCATGACAAAGTTTCTTCAGAATCAGAAGTGCAACAATTGGTTACAAATTTTTATATGTTATCTTATAAAAGTAACCTTAAAGGGAAATTAAAATATGGACAGGGACATTATGATTTTGATGAAGGAGGATTAATTTTTGTTGCTCCCAATCAGGCATTATCAGTGGTCGATGGAAAAGACTTGTGCAAAGGCATGAGTATCTTTTTCCATCCAGATTTCCTACTGTCTTATCCGTTAGGAAAGACCATTGCCAAATATGGATTTTTCTCTTATCACATTAATGAAGCCCTTCATTTATCGGAGCGTGAAAAATTAAAAATCATCAGTATTTTTGATGATATAAAGCAAGAGCTGGATTCATCAATTGATGAGGTAAGTCAGGATCTTATCGTTTCCTATCTGGAGGTACTTCTTAATTACAGCAATAGGTTTTATAAACGTCAATTTATTACAAGGAAGCCTGTAAATCATACCATTATCGAAAAATTTGAAGATCTTTTATCAGATTATTTCAATGATGAAATATCTTTAAATAAAGGTTTGCCAAGTGTGAAATATTTCTCAGATAAACTGAATCTCTCTTCAAACTATCTGGGAGATTTATTAAGAAATAACACAGGTTTAAATACTCAGCAACACATTCATTTAAAGCTCATTGACAAGGCTAAAGAAAAATTAACTTCAACTGATCGCAGTATTTCTGAGATTGCTTACGAATTAGGTTTCGAGCATCCGCAGTCTTTCAATAAATTATTTAAAGCAAAAACAAAACAGTCTCCGCTACAATACAGGCAGTCTTTGAATTAG
- a CDS encoding chloride channel protein translates to MKIHNKRKYLSFLKFKRDFQKYGLEKVRSYELILHWLSSRLSRSQFLILSGILVGCTAGLAGVILKTLVHTIHYFIVNKVHFEYQILFYIVFPFLGIVLTTSIVLTLFKGQDRKGIGAILYEIAQNSSIVSSVKMYSQIVQSAITVGLGGSAGLESPIAVTGAAIGSNYAQTYRLGYKERTLLLAAGATAGIASAFNAPIAGVMFAFEILLTGVVFSDFIPLVVAAVCGSLLSRILLQEDILFRFHTRESFNYHNVPYYLILGIVTGLYARYFVVISQKVEHFIKALKVSRIRKAMIGGAALSLLCVLFPPLFGEGYETVKDFTNGNAHSIIENSLFRYFEIGNWTVILFLVLICLLKAFATSITIFSGGNGGNFAPSLFAGGTVGFLFAMICQQIGFEDVPVTNLVLVGMAGAMSGVLYAPLTAIFLIAESSFGYDLFIPLMIVSVMSYLMAKWFSPISPELKNMADEGKIFTHEHDKNLMSSLRTKDLIDIDSQIVNYDAPINDLYELIKNGKKNIFAIVDDEKMLKGILTLDDIRPLLFNRDKDVSFTIQQIMKAPPAVIHPEDEPLKIIQVFDETGVWNLPVVDVHNRFIGFISKSTVLMSYRELLKEYSD, encoded by the coding sequence GTGAAGATTCACAATAAAAGAAAATACCTTAGTTTTCTTAAATTTAAAAGAGACTTTCAAAAATATGGTCTCGAAAAAGTTCGCAGTTATGAGCTTATTCTTCATTGGTTAAGTAGCAGGTTAAGCCGTAGCCAATTTCTTATTCTTTCGGGTATTTTAGTAGGATGTACTGCCGGACTGGCAGGTGTGATTCTAAAAACTTTAGTCCATACCATCCACTATTTCATTGTCAACAAAGTTCATTTTGAATATCAGATCCTTTTCTATATTGTTTTTCCTTTTTTAGGGATTGTACTGACAACGAGTATTGTACTTACCTTATTTAAAGGGCAAGACAGAAAAGGGATCGGAGCCATTCTTTATGAAATTGCTCAAAATTCCAGTATTGTTTCTTCTGTAAAAATGTATTCACAGATAGTTCAGAGTGCAATCACAGTTGGACTTGGGGGATCTGCCGGATTGGAAAGTCCAATTGCTGTTACCGGTGCCGCTATTGGCTCTAACTATGCTCAGACCTACCGGTTAGGATACAAAGAAAGAACTTTACTCTTAGCGGCGGGAGCTACGGCGGGTATTGCATCTGCATTTAATGCTCCGATAGCAGGGGTGATGTTTGCATTTGAAATACTGCTGACAGGAGTTGTTTTTTCAGACTTTATTCCATTAGTGGTTGCTGCAGTATGTGGAAGCCTTTTATCAAGGATATTACTTCAGGAGGACATCCTTTTCAGATTTCATACCAGAGAATCATTTAATTATCATAATGTTCCATATTATTTAATACTTGGAATAGTAACCGGTTTATATGCGCGGTATTTTGTGGTTATTTCCCAAAAGGTCGAGCATTTTATTAAAGCGCTTAAAGTTTCCCGTATCCGTAAAGCTATGATCGGAGGAGCCGCACTGTCTTTACTCTGCGTATTATTTCCGCCATTATTTGGAGAAGGCTATGAAACTGTAAAAGACTTCACCAATGGAAATGCACACTCGATCATAGAAAATAGTCTTTTCAGATATTTTGAGATAGGAAACTGGACTGTTATTTTATTTCTTGTTCTTATCTGCCTCTTAAAAGCTTTTGCTACTTCTATCACTATTTTCAGTGGTGGGAACGGAGGTAACTTTGCTCCGTCGTTATTTGCCGGGGGTACAGTAGGTTTTCTTTTTGCCATGATCTGTCAACAAATTGGTTTTGAAGATGTACCTGTTACCAACCTTGTTCTTGTCGGAATGGCTGGAGCAATGAGTGGAGTATTGTATGCACCTCTTACTGCCATTTTCCTTATCGCTGAATCCAGTTTCGGATATGATCTATTTATTCCGTTAATGATCGTTTCTGTGATGTCATATCTAATGGCAAAATGGTTTTCACCAATATCTCCGGAATTAAAAAACATGGCTGATGAGGGAAAAATATTTACGCATGAACATGATAAAAACCTGATGTCTTCTCTCCGTACAAAAGATTTGATTGATATAGATTCTCAGATCGTTAATTATGATGCACCCATTAATGATCTGTATGAATTAATTAAAAATGGGAAAAAGAATATATTCGCAATAGTAGACGATGAAAAAATGCTCAAAGGAATCTTAACCTTAGATGATATACGTCCACTTCTTTTTAACCGGGACAAAGATGTATCATTTACAATCCAACAGATCATGAAAGCACCACCCGCTGTTATTCATCCTGAAGATGAGCCTTTAAAGATCATTCAGGTTTTCGATGAAACAGGAGTGTGGAATTTACCTGTTGTAGATGTACATAATCGATTTATAGGATTTATTTCAAAATCTACCGTTTTAATGAGTTACAGAGAATTACTAAAAGAATACTCCGACTAA
- a CDS encoding SDR family oxidoreductase: MNNNLHGKTALITGSARGLGKAIAERYAALGANIVINYSKDKSSADEVVSNIKAMNVGVIAVQADVSKVAEIEKLFNEAKKAFGKIDIVVANAGIEMVETPVTEFTEEQFDRLFSINTKGAYFTMQQAAKSVENNGRIIYIASSTTAFPVPGMAVYGGSKTTPRYMVDVLSKEIGHRGVTVNSIIPFAVDHSGIFAEENSYPELRKSLIDSCPMGRLAEVEDVANAAEFFASEMSSFVNGQHLLVNGGATQ, translated from the coding sequence ATGAACAATAATTTACACGGCAAAACAGCCTTAATAACTGGCTCTGCCCGAGGATTGGGAAAAGCTATCGCAGAACGATATGCCGCTTTAGGAGCAAATATCGTTATCAATTATTCTAAAGACAAATCATCAGCAGATGAAGTGGTTTCCAATATTAAAGCGATGAATGTAGGCGTAATTGCAGTACAGGCAGACGTAAGCAAAGTAGCTGAAATAGAAAAACTTTTCAATGAAGCTAAAAAAGCTTTTGGAAAAATAGATATTGTTGTTGCTAATGCAGGAATAGAAATGGTAGAAACTCCTGTAACAGAATTTACTGAAGAGCAGTTTGACCGTTTATTCAGTATCAATACAAAAGGAGCCTATTTTACCATGCAGCAGGCAGCTAAAAGTGTAGAGAATAATGGCCGTATTATTTATATTGCTTCCAGTACGACAGCTTTTCCTGTTCCCGGGATGGCAGTGTATGGCGGAAGTAAAACAACACCGAGGTATATGGTAGATGTTCTTTCGAAAGAAATTGGACACCGTGGCGTAACCGTTAATTCTATTATCCCTTTTGCAGTAGACCACTCCGGTATTTTTGCTGAAGAAAACAGTTATCCCGAATTAAGAAAATCGTTAATAGACAGCTGTCCAATGGGTAGACTGGCTGAAGTAGAAGATGTAGCCAATGCTGCAGAATTCTTTGCCAGCGAGATGTCCTCATTTGTCAATGGGCAGCATTTATTAGTAAACGGAGGAGCTACTCAGTAG